One Streptomyces umbrinus genomic window, TTTCCCTGGTTTTCATACGTAGTGGTCCGACCACCTGAGTGGTTAGACTGCGGCGCACCCGGCAACAGGAGGACATGGCGTGGACGAGAGCCTGCCCCAGGGGACGACGACGGCCCCGCAGAAGGGGACCGTGACGCAGCGCGCCATCGACCAGATCAAGGCGATGATCGGCGAGGGCCGTCTGGAGCCGGGCGCGCGGCTGCCCACCGAGCGGGATCTGGCGTCACAGCTGGGCATCTCGCGCAGCTCGATGCGCGAGGCGATCCGGGCCCTCACGGTCCTGGGCGTCCTGGAGGCCCGGCACGGGTCCGGGATCTACGTCACGCAGTTGGAGGCCGGGGACCTGCTGGAGACCTTCGGCGTGGTCGCGGACCTCTCCCGGGGGCCGGGGCTGGTCGAACTCCTCGAGGTGCGGCGCATCCTGGAGTCGACGGCGACGGCGCTCGCGGCCGCACGGATCACCGCCGACCAACTGGCCGAGGTCGAGAAGCACTTGACGGCCATGAACGCGACGGACGACCCGGAGGAGATCCTCTCCCACGACCTGGCGTTCCACCGCGCCATCGGGGTCGCCGCGGGCAACGACACGATGGCGGCCATCCTGGAGGGGCTCTCCTCGCGCACGTTTCGCGCCCGGGTCTGGCGCGGTTATCAGGAGGAGGGGGCGTTCGAGCGCACGCGGCGGGAGCATGCGGCTATCCATCGTGCGCTGGTCGCCCGCGATCCTGAGGCCGCGCGGGCCGCTGCGGCGGCGCATGTGGGTGAGGTTGAGCAATGGCTTCGGACCCAGCTCCAGCCTTGAGGGCTGGAACCGGGTCCGAAGTCGGGTCGGGGGCATCTGCGGGCCGGTGGGGGCTTGTCGCGCAGTTCCCCGCGCCCCTGAAAGACGGGGCTGCGCCCCTGTCTTTCGCCTTTAGGGGCGCGGGGAACTGCACGAGCAACCACAGCGCACCCGCAGCCCAAAAGGAACCTCAGGCCCTCTTCAGCCTCAGCGTCACCAGCTCGAACGGGCGGAGTTTCAGGGTGAGCCGGCTGCCGTCCCGCTCCGGGGCGACTGCGTCGGCCAGGGGCCGTTCCAGGAGGTCCGTGACCGTGACCGTCTCGACCTCGAAGCCCGCCGTGAGGGTGGCCCGGCTGCGGCCGCCGCGGGACTCGTGGAAGCGGACGATCACGTCGCCGCTGCCGTCGTCGGCGAGCTTCACCGCGGTGACCACGACCGCGTCCTGGGCAACGGCCACCAGGGGCGCGACCTCCGAGGCCCCGCCCACGACCTTCCGCTCGGGCAGGTTGATCCGCCAGCCCTCGCGCACCGCGTCGCCGATCGCGGCACCGGGTACCAGTGCGTGCCGGAAGCGGTGGACGCCCTGGTCGGTCTCGGGGTCGGGGAAGCGCGGGGCGCGCAGCAGAGAGACGCGGACCGTGGTGGTCGTACCACCGTCGTCGCGCACCGCACGCGTCACGTCATGGCCGTACGTGGAGTCGTTGACGACCGCGACACCCCAGCCGGGCTCCTCCATGTGGACGAACCGGTGGTTGCAGGCCTCGAACTTGGCGGACTCCCAGGACGTGTTGGTGTGCGTCGGCCGGAAGAAGTGCCCGAACTGCGTCTCGGACGCATACCGCTCGGCGTGCACGTCGAGCGGGAAGGCCAGCTTCAGGAACTTCTCCGTCTCGTGCCAGTCGACCTCGGTGTCGATGTCGAGCCGCCACTCCCCCGGCGCGAGCGACAGCACCTGAGTGACCTTCGACGCCCCGAAGGTCCGTACGATCCGGACCGAGACGCCGTCGTCACCGGGGGCGACCTCGTCGGCGTCGACCAGGTCGGTGACCGTGTTCCGGTAGAACTCGTCGACGTCCCAGGCGTCCCACATGTTGGGGAAGTCGGGGTGGATCTGGAGCAGGTTGGCCGCCTTGCCGGGCGCGAGGGTCTCGCGGTCCGCGGCGAGGTCGAACGCGGAGACCACGAGGCCGCGCTCGTCGATCTCGATCCGCAGCCGTCCGTTGTCGATCACATAGCCGCCGTCCGTGCGCGGCACGAGTGTGCACTCGCCGCCGACGGCCGGGGTCCGCGCTCCGCCGGCGGGCACCCCGTCGCGGATGTGCGGCGCCGAGTTGAAGGCGAGCGCGGTCGTGCCGTCACCGGCCAGCGCGCGCTGGGCGGAGTCGATGATGCCGTTCAGCTCCTCGGCAACGGCCTCGTACGTCCTACGGGCCTCGCGGTGCACCCAGGCGATGGACGAGCCGGGCAGGATGTCGTGGAACTGGTGGAGCAGCACCGTCTTCCAGAGGCGGTCCAACTCCTCGTACGGGTAGGTGAACTTGGTCCGGACGGCCGCGGTCGCCGCCCACAGCTCGGCCTCGCGCAGAAGGTGCTCGCTGCGTCGGTTGCCCTGCTTGGTCCTGGCCTGGCTGGTGAGCGTGGCGCGGTGCAGCTCCAGGTACAACTCGCCCACCCAGACAGGGGCGTTGGGGTACTCGGCCTCCGCCTTCTCGAAGAACTTCTCCGGGGTCTCCCAGACCACGGTGGCCGAGCCTTCGAGGTCCCGGAGCCGGGCCGCCTTGGCGACCATCTCGCGGGTCGTGCCACCACCGCCGTCGCCCCAGCCGGTCGGCGCGAGGGAGTGCCGGGCGGCGCCCTTGTCCTTGAAGTTCTTCGCCGCGTGGGCGATCTCGCTGCCCTTCATGGAGCAGTTGTACGTGTCCACGGGCGGGAAGTGCGTGAAGATCCGCGTGCCGTCGATGCCCTCCCACTGGAAGGTGTG contains:
- a CDS encoding FadR/GntR family transcriptional regulator, with protein sequence MDESLPQGTTTAPQKGTVTQRAIDQIKAMIGEGRLEPGARLPTERDLASQLGISRSSMREAIRALTVLGVLEARHGSGIYVTQLEAGDLLETFGVVADLSRGPGLVELLEVRRILESTATALAAARITADQLAEVEKHLTAMNATDDPEEILSHDLAFHRAIGVAAGNDTMAAILEGLSSRTFRARVWRGYQEEGAFERTRREHAAIHRALVARDPEAARAAAAAHVGEVEQWLRTQLQP
- a CDS encoding alpha-mannosidase; translated protein: MHDDRSLVEARLKRVLDERIRPAVYPESVPLEVAVWHAPGEPVPVDEGLSAPVEPIEAGARWGAPWGTSWFRVTGTVPQEWAGRTVEAILDLGFDENMPGFQCEGLVYRPDGTPVKGLNPRNQWVRIGAPVEGGEEVRLHVEAASNPVILDYHPFRPTQLGDKETAGSEPQYKLERMDLAVLDETVWQLVIDLEVLGELMAELPVESARRWDILRAVEKSLDAVDLQNVGGTAAAARTHLEGVLSAPAVPSAHRISAVGHAHIDSAWLWPLRETVRKVARTTSNMTALIEDEPDFVFAMSQAQQWAWVKEHRPEVWAKVKKAVADGRFVPAGGMWVESDTNMPGSEAMARQFVHGKRFFLDEFGVENEEAWLPDTFGFAAGLPQIIKAAGSKWLLTQKISWSQTNKFPHHTFQWEGIDGTRIFTHFPPVDTYNCSMKGSEIAHAAKNFKDKGAARHSLAPTGWGDGGGGTTREMVAKAARLRDLEGSATVVWETPEKFFEKAEAEYPNAPVWVGELYLELHRATLTSQARTKQGNRRSEHLLREAELWAATAAVRTKFTYPYEELDRLWKTVLLHQFHDILPGSSIAWVHREARRTYEAVAEELNGIIDSAQRALAGDGTTALAFNSAPHIRDGVPAGGARTPAVGGECTLVPRTDGGYVIDNGRLRIEIDERGLVVSAFDLAADRETLAPGKAANLLQIHPDFPNMWDAWDVDEFYRNTVTDLVDADEVAPGDDGVSVRIVRTFGASKVTQVLSLAPGEWRLDIDTEVDWHETEKFLKLAFPLDVHAERYASETQFGHFFRPTHTNTSWESAKFEACNHRFVHMEEPGWGVAVVNDSTYGHDVTRAVRDDGGTTTTVRVSLLRAPRFPDPETDQGVHRFRHALVPGAAIGDAVREGWRINLPERKVVGGASEVAPLVAVAQDAVVVTAVKLADDGSGDVIVRFHESRGGRSRATLTAGFEVETVTVTDLLERPLADAVAPERDGSRLTLKLRPFELVTLRLKRA